In the Drosophila takahashii strain IR98-3 E-12201 chromosome 3R, DtakHiC1v2, whole genome shotgun sequence genome, one interval contains:
- the LOC138913423 gene encoding uncharacterized protein, whose protein sequence is MNRKRTRCPPDDDEAPRHTTAMKRCVIACSSIGSSSTSCCSAWPQFSSSFAY, encoded by the coding sequence ATGAATCGGAAGAGGACTCGCTGCCCTCCAGATGATGATGAGGCCCCTCGTCACACAACCGCAATGAAGAGATGTGTAATTGCCTGTTCATCTATCGGTTCTTCGTCAACGTCCTGCTGCTCTGCTTGGCCACAATTTTCCTCCTCCTTCGCATACTAA
- the Adk1 gene encoding adenosine kinase translates to MSKSILGLSIKSFPLLQRTPIRRPFLRVNFAQVLRTANISFCDCQDPPKMDLPEGILMGFGNPLLDITCTVEDNVILEKYGLEANAAIIADEKHDALFDELMNMENVIYSAGGACQNSMRIFQWIVQTPFRAVFTGAVGKDKLGDRIEKRARADGILTLYQLKDELPTGSCAVIINGQNRSLVANLGAASLFTEEWVDEEENECALSRATYFYFTGFFLAVCAPVVDRIARMCCESKRIVILNFSAVFVLQMQREALANILQYVDIIICNKEEAIAYGDTNDWKTKNIFEIGSRLQKLPKANCRPRLVMITDAVCPVLVFQDNDRVLEYPVPKVKPGEVFDTNGCGDAFVGGFLAMYVQRMPLDYCIRTGIFASQQVLNVVGVQIDKLPKFSEKCM, encoded by the exons ATGTCCAAAAGTATTTTAGGCCTAAGCATAAAGTCGTTTCCGTTGCTGCAAAGAACCCCGATCCGTCGTCCATTTCTGCGAGTGAATTTTGCCCAGGTTCTTCGGACAGCCAATATTAGTTTCTGCGATTGCCAGGATCCCCCAAAGATGGATCTACCCGAGGGAATCCTGATGGGCTTCGGCAATCCCCTGCTGGACATCACGTGCACCGTCGAGGACAACGTGATCCTGGAGAAGTACGGCCTGGAGGCGAATGCAGCCATCATCGCCGACGAGAAGCACGACGCTCTGTTCGACGAGCTGATGAACATGGAGAACGTCATCTATTCCGCGGGCGGAGCCTGCCAGAACTCGATGCGGATCTTCCAGTGGATCGTACAGACCCCCTTTCGAGCCGTCTTCACTGGCGCCGTGGGCAAGGACAAGCTGGGCGATCGCATCGAAAAGAGGGCCAGAGCCGATGGCATACTAACACTCTACCAGCTGAAGGACGAACTGCCGACAG GATCCTGTGCGGTGATCATCAATGGCCAGAACCGCTCCTTGGTGGCCAACTTGGGGGCTGCCTCGCTCTTCACCGAGGAATGGGTGGACGAGGAGGAGAACGAGTGCGCCTTGAGTCGGGCCACCTACTTCTACTTCACCGGCTTCTTTCTGGCCGTCTGCGCCCCGGTCGTCGATCGCATCGCGCGGATGTGCTGCGAGTCCAAGCGAATTGTGATCCTCAACTTCAGTGCCGTCTTCGTGCTGCAGATGCAGCGGGAGGCACTGGCCAATATCCTGCAATATGTGGACATTATCATCTGCAATAAGGAAGAGGCCATTGCTTATGGGGACACCAACGACTGGAAGACGAAGAACATCTTTGAGATCGGATCGCGGCTGCAGAAATTGCCCAAGGCCAATTGCCGACCTCGCCTGGTGATGATCACGGACGCCGTGTGTCCGGTGCTGGTGTTCCAGGACAACGATCGCGTTCTGGAGTACCCGGTGCCCAAGGTGAAGCCCGGCGAGGTGTTCGACACCAACGGCTGTGGCGACGCCTTCGTCGGCGGATTCCTGGCCATGTACGTCCAACGGATGCCCCTGGATTACTGCATCCGCACGGGAATATTCGCTTCCCAGCAGGTCTTGAACGTAGTCGGTGTTCAGATCGACAAGCTGCCAAAATTCAGCGAAAAGTGCATGTGA